From Quercus lobata isolate SW786 chromosome 11, ValleyOak3.0 Primary Assembly, whole genome shotgun sequence:
AAGTTGTATATAACCCAAATAAGCTGAAGCTAGACCAAACAGGCTTCTAGGAGACATAAAACTGACCAATAAGATTATCTTGAATCAATAACCCACAGGGTAGGATCAAAGAGTGACACATGACCTTCCAAGTATCAAAAAGCCCTAATCATGGTATGATGATTATGAATGCAACAATGTTCCTATACATATATCTATCATCAAAGGTTATCACCACATCAAGGACAAGATTATCAGGCATTTTTTGCTAAgcaaaaataataggaaaattATGACTCACGTTAAATAGTTTGATAGAGTTTTGCTGCATCCTGTCGTAATCTTCAAAGCTTCAAGTGCACATGCAGCTGACACAATTGCATTAGTGGAATCAATAGCTGGAATAATGTTTTCTTCACAACCCCCTGTAAACAGTAAGGTGAATCCACTTAAATAACAATTTAGATATCTGAAACTTTGACTCTGACTTTATTTTTACAGAgaattctttaaaatatatggaaaaaatattaatcaaaagctaaggttgtgtttggtaacagtttttattttttattttcaaaaacttgtttttgggaatataaagaaaaaaaaattcttgtatttttgaaataaaaaacatgtttggttagatgaaattaaaaaaaaaaaagtttttttaaggaaaaaatagaaaatactaaaatatgttgttactagaatttgaactttaatgctaactcattaaatgagacagattcattaaattaaatgcgtactttcattgacttttgaaaatttgaaactgaaaatagtcttttgcatgtttttagtttccttcataaattgagttttgagaacagattttgttttctgtccattttgagttaccaaacaagttttttagtttcaaaaatacaacattgtttttggaaatagaaaataagggaaaaaaaaaaaaccgttaccaaacataccctaaataCTATTTTCACAAGcattatcacaataataaagagatgaaagccaaaaaaaataaaaaattaaatgatttttttaaaatatatgataatcaAAGAACATCTCATACAAACCACACAGTACTTGGGCATAAAATAGAATGAAAGTTAAGCTTTTGGGGAATTGACATCCCGGGCTATACAATTACAAATACCTGGGTAAGAGAATATGTGACTCCTAGAAGGCCAAAAACCTCAGCTCTCTTGACAGCATACAGGATATGGGTAACATAACTACATAAGTGAGATGGCCAACAACAGaaatcaatataaagaaaaaagttggtaaataacttttttttttaaaatgtcgGCAAATAAATGCATTCTATTAACCTCATTATAGATCCACTTCATGTGCTCTGGGTCGTCTAGATCAAAAGTCTTTCCACTATGAACCTACAAATATGATGCATGTTTAGATAACAAAGAGTTAGTATAAAATACACACTTTGGAAAAGGGAGAGCAAAATGGTGAGTAATTTATTACCTCATCCCACTTGATTAAGTGGGCATATTCAATACAATGAGCAGCAGTTCTAGGAGTTTCAGCAAGGGTGCATTAGGGGAACTTTACTTGAGGGGGGAAAAGCCAGATGGTGCACTCAAAGGGGTATGGCCTTCGAAATTTGAAGGGGTGTGGACTAACACAAAAATTACAGGTTTTCAGCAGACCCCACCTTTTCTTGTATAAACCAAACAATTAtgatcataaaaaataaaaataaataaaaaaagcccgaagagagagagagagagagagcttacaGCATATTGGCGTACTGAATATCAGTCTCAAGAACTTTAATGGAATCATGGTAAGAGGGCTTAGCAGCAAGCTGCTGATAGTAATCCAACATTTCTCTtcactctattttcttttctctttctacTATGATAGTTCTTGTTAGAATTATGGAATATAAGAACCAACAGTGAGAGATGATCAGAGACAAAGGAACCCAGAAAGTGGTGGGGGGTCCTATGTATAATCAGTGTacacaaatgaaaaataaacatAGACTGCTTTTGCACTGCATTAATCTATTCATAAACAGAGAAACAAATATGTGTAGAAAGAAATGACAAGTGCATTGATTTGGTGGAAGTTGAAGGCATTTTGATGTAGTAGAAATCCAAAACAGAGGGATACTAACAAAAACCCCTGCACAGGCCACTAGGGGGTATTTACAAGACTTCACTTTAATAGTAGATAAGATAGCAAAACACCAGATGGAGTACTGTTGTAATCGCTAAAACTAATTGGCAGAATTAACACTCACGTTAGCAGTTGTTATAACAATACTTTTGTTGCTGAATAACTGAACCTCACTGCAGTGTTGATCTCTTGAAGATGCAGGAAAGGAAAGATAAGCCCAGAATAATACAAAAATCTGAGCTACCTATTGACAAACATGCAATGAACCTAAATCATTCCCGTTTTCTTCTCCTTACTGGTTCCTTGTCTGGTCTCACCTTGCCTGAAAACAATACAAGCAAATAATAATATGCAATTCGTTTAACTATAAAAAGATCTATAGCTAATTAGTATGTAACGAGGTATAGTACCATCACCAGATTGACGCCCTCCATGGCCTCGACGTCCACCAACTAGCTGGCCACGCCCTGCAGCCGGTTCACTCGTGTTGCTTGCAACACGTGCATTATCCAAGTTCAACCGACTAAGCTCTTCAACAGCTTCCAAGGCAGACATACACTCGGTGTGGATCGCGGAACCTGGTTCGCACATTGCCAGTATCCTCAAATGTGATTCAACCTTTCACAAGTATTCAAGAATAGTGTTAGTAGGTTGAACTAAAATATGCTAACCAGAGGACATTTGTAGTAGAAGAGACATTGTAAACTTACCAAAGTGTCCCAGTATGAGGTTTCTTTTGTAATAAAGCGTCGAGTGATGCGACGAAACCACTTCATATACTCGTCATCGAACCCCATCTCCCCCTCAAAGATCGGTGCATTGACAACTTCGGCATGCGCAGCCCATTTAGCAATATGAGAGGCATGTTCCACAGCCCAATCTTTGTCATGCTTCCCTTGGAGTGTTATATTGTGCAAATCAGTAGAAGTATTGACATCGACCGGTACGCCCTGCTTCATCCCAAACTGTCGGAGGACACGTTCGGGGTGATGGCCCTCAACCACCCAAAAATGTAGAAGCGGTACGGTAGACCTCCATATGTGTTGGCCTGCAGTACAATATGAGGGCAGGGAACCTATCACTGACTTATACGGCTCCCACACAATCTACAATGATCCAACAGAGACAAACAGCCATATTAACAATATAGTTAGAAAAAAAGTGTAAAGAATGGGAATGATATATAATACAAATACGTATCTCTACTCTAAAAAGTAtaactccaaaaaaagaaaaaaaaactttattgatGGTTGGGTTGCAAGCGAATCGTAAGTAGAACAATACATGCCAATGCGGTTTCCAACAAAGGTACAATACCTGATTTGGCCGTAGCGAAGCAAGTGACATACGATAGGCGCTTAAGACGTGCGTTGCATGTTCTGTGGTGCACGTAGCCACTTTCCATCTAGCAAACAACACATACACAACCTTCATATTAGTTACTTACATAATCCCGTGCAAAAAAGTAGTGCGTATGTAAACAATAAGTATACAAAAGCTACATACCTAACAGCAAGTGGACCCGGGGGCAGTGCCTGATGTGGATGCCTCATCATCGGACATATGTGTGGGAACCTGGCATACGCCCATATTTGCACCAATAGCAGTGCACCACCAATCTGCTTCGCGGTAGTCTCTGACGCCTTACACAGGTGTCTATATAGCCAACTTAGTGCTGCACTACCCCAGCTATACTTCTTGCCATTGCTGATTGGATTCAAGAATTGCAGATACATGACCGAGATCCGTTCGCCAGACTTGTCCATAAACAACATACCACCCAACATCTCCAGTATGTAATACCGAGCGTACTGCTGCACTTGTAAGTCAGTGGCATCAGCTGGTAGAGGGTCATGAAACATTGTCTTGAGCCAAGACAATTTTAACCTCGCCCCACACAACATAGCCGTGTTTTCATTAGCATGGGGTTCTTTGTCCGGAGGCTTATGGCCTAGCAATTCGTGGCATAAGTTGCCCCATTCCATATTGGTTTTCCCCACCACTGGCAAGCCTTCTACAGGTACCCCCATAATAACCTCCATGTCTTGTAACGTGATTGTCATCTCACCGTGGGGCAAGTGGAATGAGTGCGTCTCCGGCCGCCATCTCTCCACCAATGCGGTGATCAATGCATGATCGATCTCTATATTTGGGACGTGTAATAGCCCACCTAACCCCGCATCCGTGATATATGCAGCAGCCCGTGGATCTAACCCAACTTCGGGCATACAACTGAATCGATGGCGACAAGTGAGCACACCTGGCCATGCCTACAAATGGAGCAACattatattaatatagaatTCAATAACAACGTAATAATTACACATCAAACTTAAACTGACAACATCAAtgtattttaagaaaatatttgtcACCAATAACTTGAGTATGATTTATATGAGAATAATAACGTGTTTGTTCTTCAAATTCACATACACACTCATCAAGTTGACAATGAGTACAATCTTTTCCTGTAAAATTTTTGGACAAGTGCATACCTGGCCTGTCGGAGGACCATCCCAAAGCCAACTCGAACGATGCTCTGCTTGCCTCGTCAAGACAGTACAATCACGGGGTCCTGCTGGATGCTTGTCCATATCTAGCATACATTAAATGTGATTAATGGCCCATTAAGTGACTACTAGCCAAGTACAAACAGTAGTTATGCCAAAATAATATCATAATACAACTATTGCAGAAATGGCTTTAATTGGTGACATGAATGGAACAATTAATTTGAAGCACTAAAGTCAATCCCACTAAGGTATAAAAGTAGCAACATGAACCTACTGACAAAGGAAATACTGGCATAGAGGTTATCATCTCAACTTGCTGATATTTCATGGTATTTAAATATCAGAACTGGTTGCAATTCTGTACTTATCACCACAATTCATAGAAAGCTGAAAATTAGACtaacaaatataatttaaactaaaaataaaatacctttAGAACTGGTTACACTTCCTTTTACtattgtttcaaaaattttttttcacagtACTAAAAAGATTCTCAATGAATTTTCAAGAATGGCGTACAACATGCAAAACACatatattaaaatcatatattaCAAAGAGCGGCAATAAAGCAGAGGATTTTATTTTGCTAGTGGTGCTTTGAATCTATACTTCACAACTTCTCTTACTTCTTGGCTTCTATATGTCTTCACAAGCTCACGATTTTATTTCTTGCTTGTGATCACATATTAcaacaattgcaaaaaaaaaaaactcttaatctTATATAATTAGTGGGTGCAGACAGAGTGACATAGTGAGAAGGGTTGGTACTTGGTACCCTTTGGCCTTGTGTATGAACTGAAGCCTATATGAAAGGCAATTGGATCATTGTTCTCTTGTGGTGCATGTAAAGCATGTGTACCACTCAGTGTTTAATAAGTGACACAAAAGTAATATGAGGAGTAAATAGCATTTCGTTGAAAGGCATGCAAAATGTTACTTGAAAAGGGTGCTTTGATACCATCGAAAACTTAGTCTACCAACTATCATCAATTTAATATATGAGGTTCCATGTCATTGTTAGACTTCTTGCTCATAAATGCCAAGACCGTGAAAGCTTACTCAAATGTTCACATTTTATCCTTGTATGAACTTTCAATTCAAGATAGGAATAAAGATTAGATATGCATCTACATAAATTGCAGGCAGCTGTGAATGAACATCCCAATATGAAATGTCAAGGCATGAAGGCACTGAAGAATACAGAAAAATATGAACTTGATGGTGATCATTCATTTGTTTCTTAATGCGTTTTACTTTTTtcgaaaaaaattaaattagtcaTTCACATTGCTTGGTTTGTTCTGATTTTCAGGCCAAGTTTTGGAGTGTTCTCTTGCAAAACCACAGTCAGATCAAAAGTCTGGAGGATCAAATTCACAGAAGGTAGGACTGCTTCCAAGTTATCCACCTCGTGTTGGTTATGGTTTGGTTGGTGGTCTCTATGGTGCTCTTGGTGCAGGATATGGTGCCACAGGCTTTGCACAGGTGAGTACTGTTTAAATGTGTCACTCTACTCATTTGTGTATGTTCTTTCTTATAAAGGGAATATTTATGTACATAATATCAGTTCTGAGACTTGTTCAGTAACTGTCATGATTTAGGTGTTTTACATGAATATTAATTGTTGCTTTTGTACATTACTTTTAGATCATAGCCTGATAAAAGATGTTGGTAGTTCTGATTCAAAAGTTGCAGTctgttttattgattttatttaaatttgcaTCTCTTTGTGTTTGTGAGGTGGGTGGAAACTCTTAGGGTGAACATGCTACAAAACCAAATGCTTTCATACAATCCTAATGTGCTCAGTTgtgataaatataaatataaatataaataaaaaaagcctgaactttccatttttttgataggtaataaaacttttattgaaaaaatgaacatggtgttcatgatgatgaacactTTGGACatgaagaaaatagaaaaagctcAAGAGCTAAAGCTAAAAGCTAACAGATTGTAAACATTTGTGCAAGTTCACAATCTAGACTCACTCAAGCATTTAATCAAACACCTTGTGAGCAAcactttgaaactttaaaattgaAGTAAAACGAGCCCTCACCTCCGAAACCCACTCACAAATTACATGTTATTACCCCCATAAAATCACAATTATAACAACATAGTTATTACAACCACCTCAAAAGAAACCCATGAAGcagaaagaaaaacagagttTACCTCTGAGAGAGAAAGCTAGGTGTCAGAGAGAAGAGTGTTAGACAGGGATCCGGTTAGATAATCTCTGGTTCGTTAATGACAGGGAGAAGGAGAGGCAGAGCTCCGgtgagagggagagggagggtGACAGTGAGAAGTTGAAGTGAGAGGAGATTACATATTTACATGTAAATACATATAGTACTCGAGCTTTTAGAGCTCGAGTTATATCAACAAAGACTTCATAGTTCCTACCTGTCGTTTCTTTCGCAGACACTTTTTAAGGATTTAACGTGAATCGTGTATCATATACCATTAAATTAACCCAATATAGAAGGTTGCCATTTTCATTGACTTAGAAgattgactctttttttttttttttaattataattataattttatatatatatatatatatttatttatatatatatatggattggGTTCAAGTGTAACTCTAAAATAGAGTTACAcaacccaataacttattattaaatttattttttgaaaatctaaacgTGGAATTAcgtgttctatatgttcttaacatacatgccaGTCGAACGTCATTTACCATTCGATCCacaaactcatcttttatgcattatttaaactacaaaaacttaaatttaaataattttattgatgacatggttattgatttttaatcatctttaaattttgtaagcatggagaatatacgaagataatgtaatccagtgatggatttatcaaaatttacatctaattaaaaaatattggttGGTATTacattacttaaagttataCCAAGTGATGTGGGCtctaattagctcaactagtaaagtctctgatggttgaataaaaattcTGAGGGTCATTtctcgcctacaccaaaaaccgatcggtgtcttagtctgatgataaagagctgttatcaggagcggacgttataggttgaaactctctctaaaaaaaaaaaaaattataccaagTGTAGCTTGAatccaacatatatatatatatatatatatatacacacatctCTTTGAACTGGACTTTTATGTAGTTCATAAATACCAAATTTGAGGATAATccggtaaaaatatatttccaactccacttaaaatgcctacaaaaaTGACACTCTCCTACTAATTTatgtcttcaaaacaaacttaaaaaataaaaaataaaataaaaggtaaattatgacactagaccaaaaaaaaaactcaatatattttcaactccacttaaaatgcctacaaaatatgacactctcctactaatccatgtcttcaaaacaaacttaaacaaaaaaaaaataaaaaaaaataaaaggtaaattatgacactagaccaaaaaaaaaaaaaaaaaaagctttatcGCACTCGCAAAGCGCGTGTGATGAagctagtgtgtgtgtatatatatattaagattgATTGATTGAAGGGCTCTTTCATATTTGCATGTCAAATCTCTTTTAAACGTGTTATTTATAGTTGAATACTTGAATTACCAAccaatttgatatatttttaaaattattgataatgtaCAAATTTAATCTACTCATTTCAAAAATAGCATTactatgtttaaaattaaaatgtgcCCAAAGCTATTTTCTaaacaatacaaaaacaaaaaataaaaaataacttgaaTGTCAAACATGAAGTACAGAAACCATAGTTCATAATTTAGTCAAAGAAATGACTTGAATGTAAAACATGAAGTAGCCAACATGAAAGCATAAAGACATGTCGGCCTTAGAAAATTCACATTAGGTTAGCTAAAATTTTAGAcaaattaaacccaaaaaatcagttgaaaaacaaaaaacaaaaaaaaaaaaaaaaaaaaaaaaaaaaaaaaaatatcctatTTTTCACTTCCACTTGtcttaactcttttttttttttaatttactgtGAGGGCCAATTAATCAATAACTATTAAAACCGTGTtaactgggcctgtggcccatccgatgACATTAAACCATCCGAGGAGGCTCATATAAGATTATAAggggaaccaaatgaaaagaggagtAGATATCACATGAGATGGGTCCAGTATGtatccgaggacaaaatccttctcggcaatatgtgTCCGAGGACGATCTGCATGCCGCATTATCACAAACACACTTCGAAGTTGTATTACCACAAAAGGTGGGAcatgggaccaagggtaagaaagaaaatataaacaaatatctttaacaacagctgcctccgcattaattgcctctcaactaactctctggccgcgttaatgtggaggtgatgcctgaacagtgatgaagcagccttacaactGCTGGTTGGAGGTTTCagaaggtgttggatgggacaggaagagatcccccgaacccaacctacacgtgtgtggtgaagatgacatCAAGAGggtagtatataacatggaagaatgcattAAGAAAAAGGGATCGGAACTTCTAAACAAGTAGTGCCtagaagaaaaccttatgaaataaagaacttagcttgtttcaaggagaaattgatcGTAATATTTGTGTTAATCCATCTAGAAACGTTtggtttaatcgtttttcttatgaatttaatctagttcttttatatccacgctctacaaatttattgtttgggcctttagtGATCGAACCCAATACGAGGTTGGGATCGTTataaattgagtccttacaattggcgccatctgtggggagAGCTTGATTTAGATTAAAAGAAATTCGGTTCAACGTTCATGATGGAGGAAGTAGGTCCACATCACTACGCTGCAGGACCACATCAGGTAGATGCCAACCCACAC
This genomic window contains:
- the LOC115968371 gene encoding serine/threonine-protein phosphatase 7 long form homolog is translated as MDKHPAGPRDCTVLTRQAEHRSSWLWDGPPTGQAWPGVLTCRHRFSCMPEVGLDPRAAAYITDAGLGGLLHVPNIEIDHALITALVERWRPETHSFHLPHGEMTITLQDMEVIMGVPVEGLPVVGKTNMEWGNLCHELLGHKPPDKEPHANENTAMLCGARLKLSWLKTMFHDPLPADATDLQVQQYARYYILEMLGGMLFMDKSGERISVMYLQFLNPISNGKKYSWGSAALSWLYRHLCKASETTAKQIGGALLLVQIWAYARFPHICPMMRHPHQALPPGPLAVRWKVATCTTEHATHVLSAYRMSLASLRPNQIVWEPYKSVIGSLPSYCTAGQHIWRSTVPLLHFWVVEGHHPERVLRQFGMKQGVPVDVNTSTDLHNITLQGKHDKDWAVEHASHIAKWAAHAEVVNAPIFEGEMGFDDEYMKWFRRITRRFITKETSYWDTLVESHLRILAMCEPGSAIHTECMSALEAVEELSRLNLDNARVASNTSEPAAGRGQLVGGRRGHGGRQSGDGKVRPDKEPVRRRKRE
- the LOC115968372 gene encoding heterogeneous nuclear ribonucleoprotein Q-like is translated as MHLHKLQAAVNEHPNMKCQGMKALKNTEKYELDGQVLECSLAKPQSDQKSGGSNSQKVGLLPSYPPRVGYGLVGGLYGALGAGYGATGFAQVSTV